The nucleotide window CGAACAAAAGCGGCCGCCCCTGGGCGTCCCAGGCGGCCAGGTCGATCATGCGCGTATACTGCGCCCCGTCCACCGGAAAGCAGACCCCGACCTTGGGTGTGAGCCGCTCCCGGGGATAGCCCTTTTCCTCCACCAGCAGCCGGGCCAGGGCCTGGCGGAATTCCTCGTAGGAGGTCTCGGCGATGTCCTCGCCGGTCAGGTAGTCGCGGATGACGTTTCCCAGCGATTCCTCATGCATGGCGGACTCCTTGCCAGGGGCTGAAGGCTGGCGGCCCCGAACGCCCGGGAACGAACCTACACGTGAAAAAGGGACCCATGGCCGGCCGGCGACGGCCCCGGGCGCCTGCGGGCAAACCAGCCCACGGCGGCCGTCAGGGCGGCGAAGGCGGCCAGGGCGGCGACACCGAGCGGTCCCCGGCGGCTGTCGTCGGCGACGATGACCACCGGGCGCGCGGCGGCCGTGGTTTCCAGCACAGTAAGCTCCTGCGGCCCGTCGTCAACCGGCCTGGCCCCGTCGAACCGGTACAGGCCGGCCTCGTCCCGGGGCAGCCAGGGCAAGGCGATGCGGTCGCCGGCCGCGCCGGGCGGAGTGACGACGATCCGGTTGGGCGAAACGGCGATGGGCAGGCGCGTGTCCCCCGACAGGGCGACGATACGATTGCCGAAAAATTCCTCAAGGGAAAACTCCCCGTAGAAATTCGGGTTTTCCGTCAGGTACGGCATCAGCTCGCGGTTGCGGCCCCAAAAGGTCAGGCAGGTCAGGGCGACCAGGCCGTAGAGCAGCCCCAGCCGGACCCGTCCGGCCAGGCCCGCCGGCCAGGCGCCAAGGCGGTCCACAATAAAGAAGATCGCGAAATGGTAGGCGATGAACAAGAACCGGAAGGGATAGATTTCCGAGGACGGCAAATGGAAGGCAGCGCACAGCTCCCGCCAGACCGTGCCCCAGCCCAGGACCAGGAACACCACGGCCGCCAGCAGGCAGGCCGCGTCCGGCACGGGCATGCCCGGCGCCGGCCGGCGGCGCCGGAGGGCGGCCCACAAAAAGCCGCCGGCCAGCACGGCCAGCACGGCCAGGAAGGCCGGCCCCACCAGCAGCGAGCCGTCGTAGAAGGCCACGTTGCAGTGGGAATAGGTCTCCGGGAACCGGAACATGGGGAAGGTGTCGTCGGTTAAAAGCCCCCACAGGTCCGAAAACGAAGCATACCCCCCGCCCGGGATGCGCTGCCAGGCGCCGTAGACCTTGCGCACGGCATAGGCCTTGGGCGCGACCAGCACGGCCGTGGCCAGGGCGAAAAAGGCCCCCCGCCACAGCAACGCCAGGCGGCGGCGCAGCAGGGCGTCGAAGGCCAGGTACAGGCCAACGGCCATGAAAAGCCACACGAACAGGTGCAGCGCCCCCTGGTAGAAAATAAGCGCGGCCAGCAGGCTGGCCCCGGCCCATTCCAGGGGGCGGAACTCCCGTGCGGCCATGAGGGCGACGAGGCCCGGCACCAGGCACAGGCTCACTTGCGGCGAGTAGCCGATGGTGAGGTGCTGCACCAGCCAGGGGTTGCCCAGAAAAAGGACGAGCAACACCAGGGCCTGGCCCAGGCCGAAGCCGCACCGCCGGGCCAGGAGGCGCACGCCCCAGGCCCCGGCCAGGAGGTGCAGGCCGAAAAACGCCTTCAGGAAGGCCATAAACGGCAGGACGTAGGCCAGGGGCAACAGCGGCGAGAGGCTTATGACCTCGGGGTTGGACCAGTAGGACAGGTTTTGCAGGGTGGAAAACCAGGTGATGGCCTCGGGGATGGCCAGAAACGACACGGGCAGTTGGCCGAAGCTGCGCAGGCTGTCGTAGAGGAAGGCGAAATAGAAGAGGTCCTTGCCCCAGTCGAGGATGCCGACGCGGTCGGAAAACAGGAAGTCGCCGTAGAAAAGAAACAGGACCGCCAAGGCCACGCCCCAATAGACGGCGGCCTCCCGGCGCAAGCGACCGCCGGCGGGACGGGGGGAAGGGTTGGCGGCATCGCCTGGGGTCATGGCGGTCCTTGGCGGCCCGGTCGCCGGGTTTGGGCGGCCGAGCCGCCGCGTTGGGGCGGCATGGTCGCCGCGTTGGGGCGGCATGTCCGCCGGCTCGCCCGGGGATAGCGGCAAGGCCGGGGCCGGGCAAGGGGTTTGGCCCGGCAAAAATCGCTCCAACCAGGTGCCGGCCGGGCCGGCCGTCTCGACGAAGCTCGATTTATTGGATAGATAGGGCCATTCTCGACCGGCGGGGGGGCGCATGGAAGACGGCAGACTGAGCGACAGGCTGGCCAGCCTGAAGGAACACCTGCAACTGGAAAATCCGCTGCTGGTGGAAGCGGTGGGCAGCTTCGGCAAGCTGGACAAGGTCTGCCGCGGCCTGGGGCTTTTGCGCAACGACCAGTCCACCATCTCCCAGATCGCCTGGTGGCCGCTGATTTCCATCCTGGGGCCGTTTTCCGCCGGCAAATCCACCTTCATCAATTATTATCTGGGCACGCCCGTGCAGCAGACCGGCTCCCATGCCGTGGACGACAAGTTCACGGTCATCTGCTACAACGCGGCCGGCGAATCCCGGGTGCTTCCCGGCACGGCGCTGAACGCCGACCTGCGTTTCCCCTTCTACAAGATGAGCGAGGAACTGGAAAAGGTCGAACCCGGCGAGGGCGGCCGCATCGATTCCTACATCCGCCTCAAGACCAGCCCCAGCGACAAGCTGCGCGGGCTGATCCTCATCGACTCCCCGGGCTTCGACGCCGACGCCCAGCGCACCTCGACGCTGCGCATCACCAACTACATCATGGACCTCTCGGACCTGGTGCTGGTGCTCTTCGACGCCCGCCGGCCCGAACCCGGAGCCATGCGCGACACGCTCACCCACCTGGTCGCGGCCACCATCAACCGCCGCGACTCCAACAAGTTCGTCTACATCCTCAACCAGATGGACATCGCCGCCCGGGAGGACAACCCCGAGGAAGTGGTGGGCGCCTGGCAGCGGGCCTTGGCCCAGCAGGGGCTCACGGCCGGAAAATTCTACCGCATCTATTCGCCCACGGCCGCCCTGCCCATCGCCGACGAGTCCCTGCGCCAGCGTTTCGAGGCCAAGCGCGACGCGGACATGGCCGCCATCCACAACCGCATGAACCAGGTGCGGGTGGAGCGGGCCTACCGGATCGTCGGGGAGCTGGAGAAGCTGGCCCGCGAGGTGGAGGACCTGCGCGTGCCGGAGGTGCGGGGGATGCTTTCGCGCTGGCGCACGGGCACGTTTCGCCGCGACGCCGCGCTGTTCGGCCTGCTCGGGCTGGTCCTGGCCGCCTGCTACATCCTGACCGGGCATCCGTTCACCAACGGATTGTTGCCGCAGTGGCTCGAATGGGTGTTCGCCGAATCCTGGCGCACGATTCCCTTTCTGGCC belongs to Solidesulfovibrio sp. and includes:
- a CDS encoding dynamin family protein — its product is MEDGRLSDRLASLKEHLQLENPLLVEAVGSFGKLDKVCRGLGLLRNDQSTISQIAWWPLISILGPFSAGKSTFINYYLGTPVQQTGSHAVDDKFTVICYNAAGESRVLPGTALNADLRFPFYKMSEELEKVEPGEGGRIDSYIRLKTSPSDKLRGLILIDSPGFDADAQRTSTLRITNYIMDLSDLVLVLFDARRPEPGAMRDTLTHLVAATINRRDSNKFVYILNQMDIAAREDNPEEVVGAWQRALAQQGLTAGKFYRIYSPTAALPIADESLRQRFEAKRDADMAAIHNRMNQVRVERAYRIVGELEKLAREVEDLRVPEVRGMLSRWRTGTFRRDAALFGLLGLVLAACYILTGHPFTNGLLPQWLEWVFAESWRTIPFLALCAGGGLWLHFLARKWSTAAVARVVEKAYPHGPVREGLLNALAKNTSAWRSVFRSEPAGWGHKYRRILSSVIADSEKFIQTLNDRYAHPSGVWQQQPAQPEAAPDPDKACQ